ATTGCTAGCCGCGACACTTATACGACCCGCGAACTCCTCTTCCTCGCAGAGCTCGGTGGCATCCTCCAGTGAAGTACCTGCAGCAAGCATAGCACCCTTCACGTTTCCATTCGGACTGGCGGCGAGCTTGCAATGGAGCCCCCTGTAGTAAGCAACAAAAAGGGCATCGCGAGCACTAAGATATCCGGCAGCGTATGCAGCTGCAATCTCACCGCTGGAGTGACCGACAACGGTGTCAAAATGTACGTTGGCCGACCGAAGGATATCTACCAAGATAATCTGGACTGCGGTGCAGAGGGGCTGCGAGATGGCTGCTTCACCCACTCGAGAGACTGATGAATCAGCGAGGAGCTCATTCTTGAGCGACCAGCTTGGGCGATCCTCTTCCGGAAGTTCAGAAAGATAGGCCTCCAGCTTTTGCAGTGTTTGACGTGCCAGCGCTGTCTGGGTAAACAATTCCGCACCCATACGAGCGTATTGGGCTCCTTGTCCGGTGAAGATTCCGAAGATCCTCGAGCGTCCTCCGTTGCCTGCTGCCCATGTGCGTACACCGAGGCTTTCGCCATGAGACTCAGCCAGACGGGCTGCGATGCTAAGCTTCAAGTCTTTTACATTTGTTTCTGGGAAGGCAATGCGAAATGGAAGCACCGATCGTCGCTCGCGTAAAGTGTAGGCAAGGTCACGTACACTGATGTTTGGGTGCGTGTCGAGGTAGAGGGCGTATGCAGCAAGGTTTGCGCGAAGAGATTCTGTTGATGCAGCCGAGAAAACAAATGGTGTTGATACCATATCAGTAGTTTCATCAGTAACAGAAGGTTCAGCTTCCTCCCTTGGCTCGGTCTCGTAGCTTTCCACAATGACGTGAGCATTTGTCCCTCCGAAACCAAAGTTGTTGACGCTGGCGCGCTTAGGTTTCCCCTCCGACATAGCTGGCCACGCAATAGCCTGGGTGGGAATCTGGACATTCCCATAGAATGCTTCCAATTTGGGGTTCAGTTCTTGGAACCAAAGATTCGGAGGTATTGTGGCATTCTGAATGGCCTTGGTGACTTTCAGAAGAGCTGCAATACCGGCTGAGCCTTCCGTATGTCCCAGGACAGTCTTAATGGACCCTGTATAGATGGGGCTGTCCGAATGTGCGGTGGCGCCAAAGAATGCGGTACTGAGTGCTTCAGCCTCAATAGGATCTACAAGATTGACAGCGTTAGCAAACAGGATTCAGGGCCTCTATATAAGTAAGTGATATGAAGGGAAAAACATACCTCCCGCTGGTGTTCCGGTACCGTGAGCTTCGATGTACTGCGGTCGGTCCTCTACGGACTCTGGATCAAGACCAGCTTTCCTGTAAACGCTATGAATAAGAGCCCGCTGCGCATTAGCACTAGGCATTGTGATTCCTGGCGTTGCACCATCTTGGTTCACACCTGTCTCCCTAATGACAGCTTCGATTCTGTCATTATCCGCCAGCGCTTGGCTGAGCGTCTTGAGCACGACGGCTGTTACGCCTTCTCCGCGCGCATAACCATTCGCGTCTTTGTCCCACATACGACTCAATCCATCTGGCGACAGCATCTTCAATTTGCTTTCGATGACGTACATTTCCGGGCCCAGTATGAGATTCGAGCCACATGCCACCGCTGCGTGACTGTCCCCTGACCGAAGTGCCTGCACTGCGTGGTGGATAGCGACAAGGCTCGATGAACAGGCTGTGTCGATAGTGACAGAGGGCCCGCGCCAGTCAAAGAAATAAGAAACTCGGTTTGATAGGATGGCGCGCGATGTTCCTATGGCGAAATGTGTCGGTGCCTGATCCAAGTCCCGCAGCATCATAGCCTCGTAGTCGCCGCACATGAGACCAGCAAAAACAGCTGTGTCACTTCCTCGTAATCGCTCGATGCTCAGTCCTGCTGACTCAATTGCTTCGTACACAACTTCAAGGAGTAAACGCTGCTGTGGATCCATAGCTTTGGCTTCCACGGGGTTGATGCCAAAGAATTCGGCATCAAAAATTCGAGTATCTTCATCTAGTAGGTAAGATTGCAGGACATTCATATGGCCATGATGGGTTCCATCAGTGTGATAGTAGCCTTTGGCGTTGAACCGGCTACTGGCAATGTCGCTGCGTATGTCTTTCGGGTCGCGAAGCAGGTCCCATAGTTTGGAGGGCGAGTTTGCGCCTCCTGCAAACCTGCAACCGCTACCGACAATGACAATTGGCTCGTTGGCGGAGCCTTTTGGGGCCATGGCTGATATGGAGGAAACCTGGCTAGGGGATTGATAGATATCTCAAACGAAATGAGCAGACAACGTTGAAAAGAGTTCCTCAAAGGGCTAAGATGCTGATGTGATACCGGTTGAATACCGACTACCTGAAATGCGCGTTCAAGTTCTTGATGTAATATACAATGGATCAGCGCGGAGGTCACGTGATAGATACAGCATTGTCTGGGCATACAACGTATCGAACTCCATCTTTCGCAATTTTGGGTCTGTTTGAGATTAGTAAAGTGTaccgaaaaccaagagaGCTAACCAAGGACTCCACAGCTTCTTCACAACACCATGTAAGGCAAATGTCACCGATACTACTATCCATCTACTCGGCGCCACGGAATTGCTGTAGTTCCACGTCTTCCCAAAGGAGGCGCAGTAAATTCAGGGATAACCCGAATCGAATACGAACGGACCCTTTCGTTTACTGTTCTTGGTCTTGACTGTGCCGAGATGCTGTCCAGATAGGCGTCGGTTTCCTGTTATGGAAAGTGACAGCGACCATGTAAATTTAGCGTCGGCAACCTTCGTAGTGCGGAACTAGTTAGCAATGCGCCGTGCAACCCCTCACCACTGTAAACTATGAAACGTGGTTGTCAAACTACACATTGCGTGTGACCCTGCTGTCATTGAGTCAGTATATGCTCGGCTTCCAGTATATGACCGTGAAAGCAAGTGAATCCGAAACCGAAGTCCGCCCGGAGGGAATATCGGATACATGTGACGGAAGTGGCGTAACTGGCTCACATTACCCAATAGAACTTCCCCATAGATATTGGTGTCGTGCGTGCTCCCCATTGATGTTACTCAGTCTAGCGCACAAATTCTTCGTGTTCTGGTTTGACATACTGGTATTTTATCGCAGTAGACAAGACGTCAACAACTGCATATGAGAACTGCGTTGATTGTCCTACGGAGTAGATACACAAGGTTATATACATAAGATATACGTAAGCACATAACGGCAAAGgagtgaaagtgaaggtTGTAGAACATTCGGCCAAGAAGCATCGGGCCGATTCCAAGAAGGGTAGTCCTGAATGGCAACATATTTGCGTGTTAGACCTATCAACTCAGAAACTCGTACGCCGAAACAGTTGTGTGGAGGGCGCACCTGCTCCTCACCATGGGCCTCATATCCTTCTCGTTGAATGAGGTGCCAATTCGGAACTGGCAGTTCATAGTCATTTCGACTACTGCCCTAGTGCGTACTTGATAACCCATTCTTTCCTCATTCCTCTAACCACTCTTTTAGGCAGCATTTTACGTCCTCATCTTTTGCCCCCTCCGTAACATATTCTTCCATCCGCTCAAGAAATATCCCGGCCCTAAACTCTTCGCGGCGTCCTCCATCACTTATGGATTGTATTACATAACAGGGAAATGGCACCTCAAGATCCGCAAGCTACACAACGAGTACGGACCTACAGTGCGCATCGGCCCTAATGAGCTCTCGTATGCGTGCCCAGAAGCCTGGGAAGACGTATATGGGCGCTATGTCCCCGCAAAAAGGAGAGAAAACCCCAAGCCGGACTGGTATTGCAGTCCAGATGCGCACGACATGGTGGGGGCTACCCTGGGAGATCATGGTCGCATGCGCCGCGTCATGGCATCGGGTTTCACGTACAGTGCCATGTGCAAGCAGGAACCGCTCATAAAAGTCCACGTGGACATGTTTCTGTCCAAACTTCACGGGTTATGCGATGATGGACGGGCGACGGTAAACATGTTGCAATGGTTTACCTACTGCACTTTCGACCTGATTGGCGACCTGGCGTTTGGAGAGCCGTTTGGCTGCATGGAGAACTGTATGCTACATCCGTGGCTGCAGCTTGTGTTTGCCAACATCTATGTTACACATATCCTCATGCTGTGTAAGCGTATGCCGATATTTTGCGTGTTTCTGCCAATCAAGACAACGGTTCAGCTCATCCGCGATTTCAAGAGACATGTCGTCCTTTTGCGACAAGTTGTTGAACGCAGGCTGTCCTTGTCAACTCCGAGAGACGATTTCATGGAGATCATGAACAACAAACAGAGTAGTACTCTGTATATGACCAAGGAGGAGATCTTCAAAAATGCGATACTGCTGACGGGTGGTGGCGCGGAGACGACGAGTAGTAGTTTGACGGGGATGGCATTTATCTTG
This sequence is a window from Pyrenophora tritici-repentis strain M4 chromosome 4, whole genome shotgun sequence. Protein-coding genes within it:
- a CDS encoding CypX, Cytochrome P450, with protein sequence MGLISFSLNEVPIRNWQFIVISTTALAAFYVLIFCPLRNIFFHPLKKYPGPKLFAASSITYGLYYITGKWHLKIRKLHNEYGPTVRIGPNELSYACPEAWEDVYGRYVPAKRRENPKPDWYCSPDAHDMVGATLGDHGRMRRVMASGFTYSAMCKQEPLIKVHVDMFLSKLHGLCDDGRATVNMLQWFTYCTFDLIGDLAFGEPFGCMENCMLHPWLQLVFANIYVTHILMLCKRMPIFCVFLPIKTTVQLIRDFKRHVVLLRQVVERRLSLSTPRDDFMEIMNNKQSSTLYMTKEEIFKNAILLTGGGAETTSSSLTGMAFILTTRPDVKEKIVDELRRTFPTEDDINMRSVAQLTYMGAFIEEAMRYYPPGPNTMWRTTPPEGNTILGDYIPGNTVLGIPHRVLYRSEAYWKHADEIHPERWFPDGQRPAEFDSDRRDGFHPFSYGPRACIAMNLAYAEMRYILARFLWNFDIEGTNESEKWMDDQKAYLVWDKPGLFVHLKPRVG